From Candidatus Rokuibacteriota bacterium, the proteins below share one genomic window:
- a CDS encoding type II secretion system protein GspG: MKLGNERGLTLGELMIAVTIIGILMTIAIPLYADILARSRVAQAQADLRTIASAVSTYSAHVGAPPATLDSLTATAKNARDEVVGPFMASIPKEPSGWSTYAAGYSADPAAGTFTLTATGDGRTITVP, from the coding sequence GTGAAGCTCGGAAATGAGCGCGGCTTGACGCTGGGCGAGCTGATGATCGCCGTCACGATCATCGGCATCCTCATGACGATCGCGATCCCCCTCTACGCCGACATTCTGGCGCGGTCGCGGGTGGCGCAGGCCCAGGCCGACCTCCGGACGATTGCCTCGGCGGTCTCGACCTACTCCGCCCACGTGGGCGCGCCGCCCGCGACGCTCGACTCCCTCACGGCGACGGCCAAGAACGCCCGGGACGAGGTGGTGGGCCCCTTCATGGCCTCGATCCCGAAGGAGCCGAGCGGCTGGAGCACGTACGCCGCCGGGTACTCGGCCGACCCGGCCGCGGGTACCTTCACGCTGACCGCCACCGGCGACGGCAGAACGATCACGGTCCCGTAG